Proteins encoded in a region of the Rhodococcus sp. SBT000017 genome:
- a CDS encoding GGDEF domain-containing protein: MTTVPVGVAWLIGGWPSWRISFAFVLYADVVLAAVLLTFDSPSVVVPLAALFTVMGSYVVGFHGPKLFTAHHIFAFVTVAALYTSAMVNDPAQRLQTNLYLVMLILVMFSAPLICHSFLMLLRRDATGAFYDPLTGMQNRRGFDASIGNLQLRPAPDATLSVVVIDIDNFKAVNDRFGHQHGDIVIRLTASRILDMFPAPAVAVRLGGEEFAVVCLENSEAVKERSELLRILLCNETDRSPLTASIGVAHAVVDSRNIMDRIDNLLGRADKAMYQAKRLGGDRVAVSDESTEDVPIDDRP, from the coding sequence GTGACCACCGTCCCTGTGGGGGTCGCTTGGCTGATCGGCGGGTGGCCGAGTTGGCGCATCTCCTTTGCCTTCGTGCTGTACGCGGACGTCGTGCTGGCGGCGGTTTTGCTTACTTTCGATTCACCGTCCGTGGTGGTTCCCTTGGCTGCGTTGTTCACGGTGATGGGCAGTTACGTCGTGGGGTTCCACGGCCCGAAGTTGTTCACGGCCCATCACATCTTCGCTTTCGTCACCGTTGCTGCCCTGTATACGTCGGCGATGGTGAACGACCCGGCACAGCGGCTGCAGACCAATCTCTACCTCGTGATGCTGATACTGGTGATGTTCTCCGCTCCACTGATCTGTCATTCCTTCCTTATGCTGCTGCGTCGCGACGCAACGGGCGCGTTCTACGACCCCCTCACCGGGATGCAGAACCGACGGGGGTTCGATGCATCGATAGGCAATTTGCAACTCCGACCGGCGCCGGACGCGACACTGAGCGTCGTGGTGATCGACATCGACAACTTCAAGGCGGTCAACGACCGTTTCGGCCATCAACACGGAGACATCGTCATCCGATTGACCGCGAGTCGCATCCTGGACATGTTCCCAGCACCGGCTGTCGCCGTCCGTCTCGGCGGTGAAGAATTCGCGGTCGTATGCCTCGAAAATTCGGAGGCGGTGAAGGAACGATCAGAACTGTTGCGAATCCTGTTGTGCAACGAAACCGACCGGTCGCCGCTGACTGCATCGATAGGCGTCGCCCACGCAGTTGTCGATTCTCGCAACATCATGGACCGTATCGACAACCTGCTCGGTCGCGCGGACAAGGCCATGTACCAGGCGAAGAGGTTGGGCGGGGACCGCGTTGCCGTGAGCGACGAATCCACCGAGGACGTCCCGATCGACGACCGTCCGTGA
- a CDS encoding ANTAR domain-containing protein, with the protein MDAGQALRSFEPNDVQKALDNRAPIEQAKGILMSLHRIGPQAAFDMLAEQSQRTNRKLREVALDHVRWASAG; encoded by the coding sequence ATGGATGCAGGTCAGGCTCTTCGCAGCTTCGAGCCGAACGATGTGCAGAAGGCTCTCGACAACCGTGCACCCATCGAGCAGGCCAAAGGGATCTTGATGTCGTTGCATCGCATCGGGCCGCAGGCGGCATTCGACATGCTCGCCGAGCAGTCACAGCGCACCAATCGCAAACTTCGCGAGGTGGCACTCGACCACGTGCGTTGGGCATCGGCTGGGTAG
- a CDS encoding WhiB family transcriptional regulator produces MTDDQVWRLKGACIDDMDAYDSQQLPRHGRKRAEKAWRLCADCPVLRDCAEQTARDIESGRIPVGVVVAGAAYHDNASNGRRTDAYRTLEFLIGRPLANPAA; encoded by the coding sequence ATGACGGATGACCAGGTCTGGCGCCTCAAGGGTGCGTGCATCGACGATATGGATGCCTACGACTCGCAGCAACTCCCCCGCCACGGACGTAAGCGCGCAGAAAAGGCTTGGCGCTTGTGCGCCGACTGCCCGGTGCTGCGGGACTGCGCCGAGCAGACGGCTCGCGATATCGAATCGGGTCGCATTCCGGTGGGAGTGGTGGTCGCCGGTGCTGCGTATCACGACAACGCGAGCAACGGCCGTCGCACGGACGCGTACCGCACACTCGAGTTTCTCATCGGGCGTCCGCTGGCCAACCCTGCCGCCTGA
- a CDS encoding IS3 family transposase (programmed frameshift), with amino-acid sequence MAKQYPAEQRERAVKMVLDHLHEYNSVYGACKAIGPKLGVGAESLRLWTRQAQIDANQAPGATTEEQQRIKELERENRDLKEANEILKSASNFLREGARPSPPQIVQFIDQMRAQNYRVESICRVLTEHGVQVAPRTYRNWKTAPPSARTVSDAYLTAALRDTVGEPEELYGRRKMYRHLRRKGHHAAACTIDRLMGDEGMSGVVRGKRHRTTIQGGKNATRAPDLLDRDFTSEAPNRKWVTDFTYIRTWAGFVYVAFVIDCFSRAIVGWHASTVKDTAMVTTALKMALWRRDHGGHRVGSGLIHHSDAGSQYTSIAFAETLVLEGIAASIGSVGDAYDNALAESTIGLFKTEAVSKRSPFLNGPMKTIDDVEFATMGWVDWFNQRRLHSTLDYLTPDEFEEVYYSQESALRPEMLQA; translated from the exons ATGGCGAAGCAGTACCCGGCCGAGCAACGTGAGCGTGCGGTGAAGATGGTCCTCGACCACCTCCACGAGTACAACTCCGTGTACGGCGCGTGCAAAGCGATCGGACCGAAATTGGGCGTCGGCGCGGAGTCGCTCCGGCTCTGGACACGCCAGGCTCAGATCGATGCCAACCAAGCCCCCGGAGCAACAACCGAGGAGCAGCAACGCATCAAGGAACTCGAACGTGAAAATCGAGATCTCAAGGAAGCCAACGAGATCCTGAAGTCGGCATCGA ATTTTCTTCGCGAGGGAGCTCGACCCTCGCCGCCGCAAATAGTCCAGTTCATCGATCAGATGCGTGCACAAAATTACCGGGTCGAGTCGATCTGCCGCGTGCTTACCGAGCACGGCGTGCAGGTCGCCCCACGCACGTACCGCAACTGGAAAACCGCACCACCATCGGCTCGCACTGTCTCCGACGCCTACCTCACCGCCGCTCTCCGCGACACGGTCGGCGAACCGGAAGAGCTCTACGGTCGCCGCAAGATGTACCGGCACCTGCGCAGGAAGGGCCATCACGCCGCTGCCTGCACGATCGACCGCCTGATGGGTGACGAGGGTATGTCCGGCGTCGTCCGAGGCAAACGGCACCGCACCACGATCCAGGGCGGCAAGAACGCCACACGGGCTCCTGACCTGCTCGACCGTGACTTCACGTCCGAGGCCCCGAATCGGAAGTGGGTCACCGACTTCACGTACATCAGAACATGGGCCGGGTTCGTCTACGTCGCGTTCGTCATCGACTGCTTCTCCCGAGCGATCGTCGGGTGGCACGCCTCGACGGTCAAAGACACAGCGATGGTCACCACGGCGCTGAAGATGGCACTGTGGCGACGAGATCACGGGGGACACCGCGTCGGCTCGGGGCTCATTCATCACAGCGACGCGGGCAGTCAATACACGTCGATCGCGTTCGCGGAAACGCTTGTGCTCGAGGGCATTGCAGCATCGATCGGCAGTGTCGGGGATGCCTACGACAATGCGTTGGCGGAGAGCACAATTGGGTTGTTCAAGACCGAGGCGGTATCGAAGAGGAGTCCGTTCCTGAACGGTCCGATGAAGACCATCGACGATGTCGAGTTCGCCACGATGGGATGGGTCGACTGGTTCAACCAACGCCGCCTGCACAGCACCCTCGACTACCTCACACCGGACGAATTCGAGGAGGTCTACTACAGTCAAGAATCGGCACTCCGCCCGGAGATGTTGCAAGCGTAG
- a CDS encoding DUF5313 family protein, translated as MLEPTARQWISYNLGGTLPADLNPWVHHDLLGRGSAVRHVLRFTIPLVPLLLLFLLFPGPVWLPLLMMSLILLPVLYFALGLMNVYRGFRLRQHGMADDPAERKREGTEEKRREYEARFGRE; from the coding sequence ATGCTCGAGCCGACAGCACGACAATGGATTTCCTACAACCTGGGTGGAACGCTGCCCGCGGACTTGAATCCGTGGGTGCACCACGATCTCTTGGGACGGGGATCTGCTGTTCGGCATGTCCTGCGTTTCACGATCCCACTCGTTCCCCTACTGCTGCTGTTCCTTCTCTTTCCCGGACCGGTGTGGTTGCCGCTGCTGATGATGTCCCTGATTCTGCTTCCGGTGCTCTACTTCGCACTGGGTCTGATGAATGTGTACCGAGGATTTCGACTACGGCAACACGGCATGGCGGACGACCCCGCGGAACGGAAACGCGAAGGCACCGAGGAGAAGCGCCGCGAGTACGAGGCACGCTTCGGGCGCGAATAG
- a CDS encoding SGNH/GDSL hydrolase family protein, with protein MRRTRLWIAGALGLALVAALVAGPLKKPALTIHNAHCFGWSVNDTGPRLVTLGDSMAQGNLRVDWGIHGNTSWYSYLVCGDDASAADGANLGINGATTTQILARTDEALAANPDILVVNGGTNDLARSVPLPRIIENLRTILDRVRDVDTVVIATVPSSRKVSADELNDEIRALAAERDIPVAEFAPLLDRPGATFDGVHPTARTAAEMADEVAAVAGMGHL; from the coding sequence GTGCGAAGAACTCGACTGTGGATCGCCGGGGCACTCGGGTTGGCGCTCGTCGCCGCACTGGTGGCAGGACCACTGAAGAAGCCGGCGCTGACGATCCATAACGCGCACTGTTTCGGGTGGAGCGTCAACGACACCGGTCCCCGGTTGGTGACGCTGGGAGACTCGATGGCGCAAGGCAATTTACGCGTCGACTGGGGAATTCACGGCAACACGTCGTGGTACTCGTACCTCGTGTGCGGAGACGATGCTTCTGCGGCCGACGGTGCCAACTTGGGAATCAACGGCGCAACGACGACGCAGATCCTCGCCCGAACCGACGAAGCACTGGCAGCGAACCCCGACATCCTCGTCGTCAACGGCGGCACCAACGACCTCGCCCGATCGGTACCGCTGCCCCGGATCATCGAGAACCTACGCACGATCCTGGACCGGGTACGCGACGTCGACACGGTGGTGATCGCCACGGTTCCGTCGTCGCGGAAGGTCAGCGCCGACGAGCTCAACGACGAAATTCGAGCACTGGCCGCCGAGCGCGACATACCCGTCGCAGAATTCGCGCCACTGCTCGATCGACCCGGAGCCACCTTCGACGGTGTGCACCCCACTGCGCGAACGGCTGCCGAGATGGCAGACGAGGTTGCGGCGGTGGCCGGGATGGGACACCTGTAG
- a CDS encoding polysaccharide biosynthesis tyrosine autokinase — MEIQDYLKILKARWVIIAVTVMVAVLGALGVSLLTKPLYQATAKMFVSATGGSTVGEAYQNNLFSQQRVASYSELVTGEALAERVLGVLPLDLTPAELAEKVEANSTPDTVLFDITASDASPTIARDIANAMAAELIDQVRELETPADGGTPAAGVKTVQLAGVSETPVSPKTLRNLAVGAGVGLLIGIALAVLRDRLDNTVKDRRDIEAVFGRTQVGSIPFDKRRTEHPAIEFHDPGQSPSAEAFRELRTNLQFLAVDNPPRVVVVTSAIPSEGKSTTAVNLALAMAEAGHHVALVEGDLRRPRISNYLGVLGSVGLSTVLAGQADLNDVMQPTKYEGLEVLASGQLPPNPSELLGSEASRSLLDQLRRRFDYVIVDGAPLLPVTDSAVLTTHTDGALIVTRYGHTKSHELDRAIKNLEAIGARVLGVVLVMTPTKKGDAYSYSYSYNADSNRPRVDLARAPSRAPHTDKRPRSTATKAAGKKWPETAQ; from the coding sequence ATGGAGATACAGGATTACTTGAAGATCCTGAAGGCACGATGGGTGATCATCGCCGTCACCGTGATGGTGGCCGTCCTGGGAGCGCTGGGCGTATCTCTGCTGACGAAGCCTCTCTACCAGGCGACGGCCAAGATGTTCGTGTCGGCAACCGGCGGCTCCACCGTCGGCGAGGCATACCAGAACAATCTGTTCTCGCAGCAGCGCGTTGCGTCCTACTCCGAATTGGTCACCGGTGAAGCACTCGCCGAGCGAGTACTCGGGGTGCTGCCACTCGACCTCACACCGGCTGAACTGGCAGAGAAGGTCGAGGCCAATTCGACCCCCGACACAGTGTTGTTCGACATCACCGCTAGCGACGCTTCCCCGACGATCGCTCGGGACATCGCCAACGCGATGGCGGCTGAGCTCATTGACCAGGTGCGGGAACTCGAAACGCCCGCTGACGGTGGTACTCCCGCAGCCGGGGTCAAAACGGTTCAGCTCGCCGGTGTGTCGGAAACCCCGGTTTCTCCGAAAACTTTACGAAATTTGGCAGTCGGAGCGGGAGTGGGATTGTTAATCGGGATTGCCCTCGCAGTGTTGCGAGATCGACTCGACAACACGGTGAAGGACCGACGCGACATCGAAGCTGTCTTCGGTAGAACTCAGGTAGGCAGCATTCCCTTCGACAAGAGGCGTACAGAACATCCGGCGATCGAATTTCACGATCCTGGGCAGTCACCGAGTGCCGAGGCGTTTCGAGAACTGCGCACCAACCTGCAGTTTCTCGCAGTCGACAATCCGCCACGAGTCGTTGTTGTGACAAGCGCAATTCCAAGTGAAGGCAAATCAACGACGGCGGTGAACCTGGCGCTGGCAATGGCAGAGGCCGGCCACCATGTCGCGTTGGTCGAGGGTGATTTGAGGCGCCCTCGGATCTCGAACTACCTCGGGGTACTCGGGTCGGTCGGTCTCAGTACGGTGCTCGCTGGGCAAGCAGACTTGAACGATGTGATGCAGCCGACGAAGTACGAGGGACTCGAAGTGTTGGCGTCGGGCCAGTTGCCGCCGAATCCCTCCGAACTTCTGGGCTCGGAGGCATCCAGGTCGCTTTTGGATCAGCTTCGCAGACGGTTCGACTACGTGATCGTCGACGGTGCGCCGTTGCTGCCGGTCACCGACTCGGCCGTACTCACCACACACACGGACGGAGCTCTGATAGTGACCCGCTACGGTCACACAAAGTCCCACGAGTTGGACAGAGCAATCAAGAATCTCGAGGCCATCGGAGCCCGAGTGCTGGGTGTGGTGCTGGTCATGACTCCGACAAAAAAAGGGGATGCGTACAGCTACTCATACAGTTACAACGCCGACTCGAACCGGCCGCGCGTTGATCTCGCTCGGGCACCCTCACGTGCACCGCACACCGACAAGCGGCCTCGCAGTACCGCAACCAAGGCCGCGGGCAAGAAGTGGCCGGAGACAGCTCAGTAA
- a CDS encoding EAL domain-containing protein, with protein sequence MTFALAEAGSAVDTDTGELTVHPYFAPVCRLDNGALAAIEVQLRGPENGPLASADALKRAARAMDAKRELDALAWGVARINQSVRLPMLVSMDVDSLAALDSATEEQLRRDIVVVTEAALVDSPARTLAAIDKARRDGKVVAVDDVGRRPQSMTLLPLIEPDVIILAGSMVSRRPDLATARTAHAVSAQVERTGAVVVASGVDTALHRTRALGLGATYGVGELYPAAETTEELPADAAEVMPPFPTWSTPAVAAESPYAIASAGKTATRITKRLLVAMSTSLEMQAAAAGPETLVLGTFQRAEHFTATTRGRWVSMAEQISYAGVYGVGMGYVQEGGIMHAPLDPTDPLVEEWNVVVLGPHFCGVLAAIDLHRGEVDADREFDYVMSYDRATVVRCARAILARF encoded by the coding sequence GTGACGTTCGCGCTGGCCGAAGCAGGATCTGCAGTCGACACGGACACGGGAGAGCTGACGGTGCATCCGTATTTCGCCCCGGTCTGTCGACTGGACAACGGCGCGCTCGCAGCGATCGAAGTTCAACTTCGCGGTCCCGAGAACGGTCCGCTCGCCTCGGCTGACGCGCTCAAGCGTGCAGCCAGAGCAATGGACGCCAAGCGCGAACTCGACGCTCTCGCGTGGGGTGTGGCTCGAATCAACCAGTCGGTGCGGTTGCCGATGCTCGTCTCCATGGACGTCGACTCCCTGGCCGCACTCGATTCCGCCACCGAAGAACAATTGCGCCGAGACATCGTGGTCGTCACCGAAGCGGCACTCGTCGACAGTCCGGCCCGTACCCTCGCAGCGATCGACAAGGCCAGGCGCGACGGCAAAGTGGTGGCCGTCGACGACGTCGGTCGTCGGCCGCAGTCGATGACTCTGCTGCCGCTCATCGAACCCGACGTGATCATCCTCGCCGGATCGATGGTGTCCCGGCGCCCCGATCTGGCCACTGCGCGGACCGCTCATGCCGTCTCGGCGCAGGTCGAACGAACCGGCGCGGTTGTGGTGGCCAGCGGAGTCGACACTGCACTCCATCGCACCCGCGCACTCGGACTCGGAGCGACCTACGGGGTGGGCGAGTTGTATCCGGCGGCGGAAACGACGGAGGAGCTTCCTGCCGATGCGGCCGAGGTGATGCCCCCGTTCCCGACCTGGAGCACACCTGCTGTCGCCGCCGAATCGCCGTACGCCATCGCGTCCGCGGGCAAGACCGCCACCCGTATCACCAAGCGTCTGCTGGTGGCGATGAGTACGTCCCTGGAGATGCAGGCCGCGGCCGCTGGTCCGGAAACGTTGGTGCTCGGCACTTTTCAGCGGGCGGAACACTTCACCGCGACCACCCGCGGGCGGTGGGTCTCGATGGCCGAGCAAATCTCGTACGCCGGCGTCTACGGCGTGGGCATGGGTTACGTGCAAGAGGGCGGCATCATGCACGCGCCCCTCGATCCGACGGATCCGCTCGTGGAGGAGTGGAACGTGGTGGTGCTCGGCCCGCACTTCTGTGGGGTGCTCGCGGCGATCGATCTGCACCGCGGCGAGGTCGACGCCGACCGCGAGTTCGATTACGTGATGTCGTACGATCGCGCAACCGTAGTGCGTTGTGCCCGAGCAATTCTGGCCCGCTTCTGA
- a CDS encoding sulfite exporter TauE/SafE family protein, translating into MTLTLALGFGVVIGILLGLLGGGGSILAVPVLVFALGMSPTEAVAVSLIVVGAASAVGVLPKLRARKVEWRLAGVFAATGIPATFAGSAVGRLLPDTALLLGFAAVMVAAGARMLAERSDTGTACRTSGSGINWRRCAPRSIPAGLAVGFVTGLFGVGGGFLIIPVLVLMLGIEMSVAVGTSLVIIVANSAAGLFSHLSGTSIDWAVTAAFAGTAIAGSLLAGHFGTRVDTARLQRLFAYLVFVVAGYVVVDVLFLG; encoded by the coding sequence ATGACGTTGACACTGGCGCTGGGATTCGGCGTGGTGATCGGCATCCTGCTCGGACTTCTCGGTGGCGGCGGCTCGATCCTGGCCGTTCCGGTGTTGGTGTTCGCGCTGGGAATGTCGCCCACCGAGGCGGTCGCTGTCTCGCTGATCGTCGTCGGCGCTGCCTCGGCCGTCGGGGTGCTACCGAAACTGCGGGCACGGAAGGTCGAATGGCGTCTGGCCGGCGTGTTCGCGGCGACCGGGATTCCTGCCACCTTCGCCGGGAGCGCCGTGGGTCGCCTGCTTCCGGACACAGCGCTGCTGCTCGGGTTCGCAGCGGTGATGGTGGCCGCTGGTGCACGCATGCTCGCCGAACGGAGTGACACCGGAACAGCCTGTAGGACATCGGGATCCGGGATCAACTGGAGGCGATGCGCCCCGCGATCCATCCCGGCAGGGCTGGCCGTAGGCTTCGTGACCGGACTGTTCGGTGTGGGAGGAGGGTTCCTCATCATTCCGGTTCTGGTGCTGATGCTGGGTATCGAGATGTCGGTCGCGGTCGGTACCTCGTTGGTCATCATCGTCGCCAACTCCGCTGCAGGCCTCTTCTCGCACCTGAGCGGAACGAGCATCGACTGGGCCGTCACCGCCGCATTCGCGGGCACGGCGATCGCCGGTTCGCTACTGGCCGGACACTTCGGCACCCGCGTCGATACCGCCCGCCTGCAGCGACTCTTCGCTTACCTGGTCTTCGTGGTCGCCGGCTACGTCGTCGTCGACGTGCTGTTCCTCGGCTGA
- the praA gene encoding alkane oxidation protein activator PraA, with amino-acid sequence MTLNPPTRSRTLSAAIAALAIAGATLGAASAGAATISPAGTAFTAPGTIVVSTPASFGVPVSCSISLSGTTSADGSSASITDAQISGSNRLCGLPQLKNLPWTLTPTSATTGEVSNVGFSLVGYNCGPATLAGSFDNMTNTLTATNQPMSGNCTVNSLSVQPNPAFTLS; translated from the coding sequence ATGACGCTCAACCCGCCGACCCGCTCTCGCACGCTCTCCGCCGCAATTGCCGCTCTTGCCATCGCCGGAGCGACGCTCGGTGCCGCCAGCGCCGGTGCCGCCACCATCTCCCCTGCCGGCACCGCTTTCACGGCACCCGGCACGATCGTCGTGAGCACACCCGCTTCGTTCGGAGTGCCGGTGAGTTGTTCCATCTCACTGTCCGGCACCACCAGTGCCGACGGCTCCTCGGCATCGATCACCGACGCCCAGATCAGCGGTTCCAACCGTCTGTGCGGCCTGCCCCAGCTGAAGAACCTGCCCTGGACTCTCACCCCCACCAGCGCCACCACCGGAGAGGTCTCGAACGTGGGCTTCTCGTTGGTCGGCTACAACTGCGGCCCCGCCACGCTGGCCGGATCGTTCGACAACATGACCAACACGCTCACCGCGACGAACCAGCCGATGTCCGGCAACTGCACCGTCAACAGCCTGTCGGTCCAGCCCAACCCCGCCTTCACCCTGTCCTGA
- a CDS encoding bifunctional aminoglycoside phosphotransferase/ATP-binding protein — protein MTAVADSTSVRSIDPAPPMPATVRETHSAYVFMVGDVAYKMKKPIRTDFLDFRSVDSRWVACDREFTLNSRFAPDVYLGIAELTDLEGGPAEPLLKMRRLPDSTRLSTRALAGENLSSDLNAVARVIASAHRSGPRSARIDHEGHRTAIAQRWQDNIDEMRTVAIGVVDMDLIENIAGLASNFISGRSHLFEHRIAQGRVVDGHGDLLADDIFCLPDGPRILDCLDFDDHLRFIDGIDDVACLAMDLEYLGRPDAARFFLDSYVEAAADSPPRSLIDHYIAYRALVRAKVACIRFGQGHTTSKDDARAHLRLALAHLQSSSVTVTLIGGLPGTGKSTLAAALSKQTGALVLSSDVVRKELAGLDPHDRRPADIRSGLYTHSVTTHTYAELLRRAREFVSMGRSVILDASWTDPEERRRVRTLATLAHTDLREYVCRAPERIALDRVESRPPGPSDASPDVYDAMARNDLPWPEATVIDTVIDTGIDRNDHGINAIHRILADIG, from the coding sequence ATGACCGCAGTCGCCGATTCCACCAGTGTTCGTTCGATCGACCCTGCTCCGCCGATGCCGGCGACGGTCCGAGAGACGCACAGCGCTTATGTCTTCATGGTGGGCGATGTTGCCTACAAGATGAAAAAGCCGATCCGCACCGACTTCCTGGACTTTCGCTCCGTCGATTCACGTTGGGTCGCATGCGATCGCGAATTCACTCTGAACTCCCGGTTCGCACCGGACGTCTACCTCGGGATCGCGGAACTCACCGACCTCGAAGGTGGTCCGGCCGAGCCACTGCTGAAGATGCGTCGACTCCCCGATTCCACCAGGCTGTCGACCCGCGCACTCGCCGGCGAGAATCTCTCGAGCGACCTGAACGCAGTCGCGAGGGTCATCGCATCCGCCCACCGAAGCGGGCCGAGGAGCGCCCGCATCGACCACGAGGGGCATCGAACCGCGATTGCGCAACGCTGGCAGGACAATATCGACGAAATGCGCACGGTCGCAATCGGCGTCGTCGACATGGATCTCATCGAGAACATCGCGGGGTTGGCGTCGAACTTCATCAGCGGACGGTCGCATCTGTTCGAGCACCGAATTGCTCAGGGAAGGGTGGTCGACGGTCACGGTGATCTCCTGGCCGACGACATCTTCTGCCTGCCCGACGGACCCCGAATTCTCGACTGTCTGGACTTCGACGATCACTTGCGCTTCATCGACGGAATCGACGACGTTGCCTGTTTGGCAATGGATCTCGAGTACCTGGGTAGACCGGACGCCGCTCGGTTCTTCCTCGACTCGTACGTGGAGGCGGCAGCCGACAGTCCCCCACGGTCACTGATCGACCACTACATTGCCTACCGGGCGCTCGTTCGCGCCAAAGTGGCGTGCATACGGTTCGGCCAGGGCCACACCACTTCGAAGGACGACGCTCGTGCCCACCTGCGGCTCGCTCTCGCGCATCTGCAGTCCTCGTCGGTCACCGTCACACTGATCGGCGGATTGCCCGGGACCGGAAAGAGCACCTTGGCAGCAGCGCTGTCGAAGCAGACCGGTGCCCTGGTGCTCTCCAGCGACGTCGTTCGCAAGGAACTCGCCGGCCTGGACCCCCACGACCGCCGTCCTGCCGATATCCGAAGCGGGCTATACACGCACAGCGTCACCACCCATACGTACGCGGAACTCCTCCGTCGGGCCCGCGAATTCGTCTCGATGGGCAGGTCGGTGATCCTCGACGCGTCGTGGACCGATCCGGAAGAACGCAGGCGTGTGCGGACACTCGCAACCCTTGCTCATACCGACCTGCGCGAGTACGTGTGCCGAGCGCCCGAACGGATAGCACTCGATCGCGTCGAGTCCCGCCCTCCGGGTCCATCCGACGCTTCACCCGACGTGTACGACGCGATGGCGCGCAACGATCTGCCGTGGCCGGAAGCCACTGTGATCGACACTGTGATCGACACCGGGATCGACCGAAACGATCATGGCATCAACGCGATTCACCGGATCCTCGCCGATATCGGCTGA